The following proteins come from a genomic window of Trifolium pratense cultivar HEN17-A07 linkage group LG4, ARS_RC_1.1, whole genome shotgun sequence:
- the LOC123923865 gene encoding uncharacterized protein LOC123923865 — protein sequence MLRFLSNGSNLFQHFSFTQVIIKSLPIFTPATYSTKVPAENEVELQKVSDKWKDTTEVLSKWGCDDDDLTRIFTRCPSLRNSDPSQVQSKLCLLSDLGLGSAELVKIINCRPRFFRTRMNVKFNERLDSLMTLFESREMLHKAIARNPSLLCENTYNIESIVAQYEELGVTKKDLVQMLILRPTIISRTSFGDEKIEYISRTGVSKDSKLYKYVVTLIGISRLETIREKVLNFTKFGFSEDEILGLFGKCPHILTLSTDKVQRNMTFVLSTMKLEAEIIFKCPYLLFANMETILKPRALVALKIQDMDSKFKIPSILTALRMSEERFLKLFVKCHDKEIADELMEFYKRTKEVKRLAASSRKFTTRGFPF from the coding sequence ATGCTTCGATTTCTTTCAAATGGGTCAAATCTTTTTCAGCATTTTTCATTCACCCAAGTAATTATAAAATCCTTGCCAATTTTCACTCCCGCCACCTATTCGACGAAAGTCCCAGCCGAAAATGAGGTTGAATTGCAAAAAGTTAGTGACAAATGGAAGGATACTACTGAAGTTTTGAGTAAATGGggttgtgatgatgatgatttgacGAGAATATTCACTCGTTGCCCTTCATTACGCAATTCGGATCCTTCTCAGGTTCAGTCGAAACTTTGCTTGCTTAGtgatttgggtttagggtcagCTGAACTTGTGAAGATTATCAATTGTAGGCCTCGATTTTTCAGGACTCGTATGAACGTTAAATTCAACGAGAGGCTTGACTCTCTTATGACATTGTTTGAGTCAAGGGAAATGCTTCATAAGGCCATTGCAAGAAACCCTTCATTGCTATGTGAAAATACCTATAACATTGAAAGTATTGTTGCACAGTATGAAGAGTTGGGTGTGACGAAGAAGGACTTGGTTCAAATGCTGATTTTGCGGCCGACGATCATCTCGAGGACTTCCTTTGGCGATGAGAAGATAGAATATATAAGTAGGACCGGGGTTTCTAAGGATTCGAAATTGTACAAATATGTGGTGACATTAATAGGCATCTCTCGCCTAGAAACGATTCGCGAAAAGGTGTTGAATTTCACAAAGTTTGGTTTTTCGGAGGATGAGATACTTGGTCTTTTTGGGAAGTGTCCTCATATTTTGACATTGTCAACTGATAAGGTTCAGAGGAACATGACTTTTGTTTTAAGTACAATGAAGCTTGAAGCTGAGATAATCTTTAAGTGCCCATATCTCTTGTTTGCAAATATGGAGACTATTTTGAAGCCACGGGCGCTTGTAGCATTGAAGATACAAGATATGGATTCTAAGTTTAAAATACCCTCAATACTCACAGCATTGAGGATGTCAGAGGAGAggtttttaaaattgtttgtcAAATGCCATGACAAGGAAATTGCTGATGAATTAATGGAATTTTATAAAAGGACAAAAGAGGTTAAGAGATTAGCGGCTTCATCAAGGAAATTTACTACTAGAGGATTCCCTTTCTGA
- the LOC123922732 gene encoding uncharacterized protein LOC123922732 gives MLHVENSVIVELSEPWKDALIVKLLGKSLGYNTMKAKLEIVWKLTGGFELMNVGNSYYMVKFDGMEDKNKVINGGPWIISDHILAVSQWSPTFNATTATIDKTMVWIRISSLNLVYYDESLLWALGSMVGTPVKVDLHTLKVARGRFARMCVEIDLTKPVVGRVGINGDWCHVQYEGLYIICTQCGCYGHVLQDCSMKKNSVPTEKMKNSDEVDDVGGATVTGEKTVEKENVNHGVINVEIPANSVPSVGELIPDLLHGEWIKVERRNRNKQMNARGFNGQAGNGQSQQSKNPILNMVEKLNKQYPPHKSNVNESGSPSYKNRSS, from the coding sequence ATGCTCCATGTTGAAAATTCTGTGATTGTTGAACTTAGTGAACCATGGAAGGATGCTCTTATTGTGAAACTATTGGGAAAATCCTTGGGTTACAACACCATGAAGGCTAAACTTGAGATTGTGTGGAAACTCACAGGAGGTTTTGAATTGATGAACGTTGGTAACTCTTACTACATGGTTAAGTTTGATGGGATGGAAGACAAAAATAAAGTGATTAATGGAGGTCCTTGGATCATCTCTGATCATATTTTGGCAGTGAGTCAATGGTCTCCAACATTCAACGCCACAACTGCAACGATAGACAAAACTATGGTTTGGATCCGAATATCGAGTTTAAATCTTGTTTATTATGATGAGAGCCTTCTTTGGGCGCTAGGATCTATGGTCGGTACTCCTGTCAAAGTAGATCTTCATACTCTGAAAGTGGCTCGGGGTAGATTCGCAAGAATGTGCGTTGAAATTGATCTCACGAAACCGGTCGTTGGTCGAGTTGGTATTAATGGGGATTGGTGCCATGTGCAATATGAAGGTCTCTATATCATATGTACACAGTGTGGATGCTACGGCCACGTCTTGCAAGATTGTTCAATGAAAAAAAACAGTGTACCGACggagaaaatgaaaaattccGACGAAGTTGACGACGTCGGAGGTGCTACTGTTACTGGAGAAAAAACGGTGGAAAAAGAAAACGTAAATCATGGAGTAATTAATGTTGAGATCCCTGCTAATTCGGTTCCATCCGTTGGGGAATTAATACCTGATTTATTGCATGGAGAATGGATTAAAGTTGAGAGAAGAAATAGGAACAAGCAAATGAATGCACGTGGTTTTAATGGACAGGCTGGTAATGGGCAAAGTCAAcaatctaaaaatcctattcttaACATGGTGGAGAAATTGAATAAACAATATCCACCCCATAAAAGCAACGTGAATGAAAGTGGCTCACCTAGTTACAAAAACCGGTCCTCCTAA
- the LOC123923866 gene encoding uncharacterized protein LOC123923866 gives MNFARKKRVTDPLNDEAKARLIGGDFRQLSGVSSGSEHSGTGECDSSLSLSELVYGFLEEDNENESDSAGNDFDSERVDSVTDCMESVKDLLQLSSENANADSYMKMLRSHVSEAAVKFAFLKKQNVTLYNRNVMSFLREKGYNAAICKTRWDSSGGLTAGNHEFIDVVRSESSTWQNNRYFVELNFAGQFEIARPTSRYSEILSYVPEIFVGKSEELKRTVLALCGAVKLCLRSGGLSIPPWRKNRYMQNKWFGPYRRTTNPVQGNPVPAVSSFSGAKCRLVGFEDAVSETRRGGAFVRTR, from the coding sequence ATGAATTTTGCTAGAAAGAAACGAGTCACCGATCCGTTAAACGACGAAGCAAAAGCTCGACTCATCGGCGGTGATTTCCGGCAACTAAGCGGTGTTAGCAGCGGAAGTGAACATTCCGGTACCGGCGAATGCGATTCTTCACTGTCTCTCTCTGAGCTAGTGTATGGTTTTTTGGAGGAAGATAATGAAAACGAGAGTGACTCAGCTGGAAACGATTTCGACTCGGAGCGAGTTGACTCGGTAACCGATTGCATGGAATCGGTGAAGGATCTACTACAATTAAGCTCTGAAAACGCTAATGCAGATTCTTACATGAAAATGCTTCGATCACATGTTTCTGAAGCAGCGGTGAAATTCGcatttctgaagaaacaaaacgTTACGCTTTACAATCGGAACGTGATGTCGTTTTTGCGTGAGAAAGGTTACAATGCTGCGATTTGCAAGACACGGTGGGATTCCTCCGGCGGACTCACCGCCGGTAACCATGAGTTCATCGACGTGGTGCGATCTGAATCGTCCACGTGGCAAAACAATAGGTACTTCGTTGAGCTTAATTTCGCCGGACAATTCGAAATCGCACGTCCGACGAGTCGTTACTCGGAGATTCTGAGTTACGTTCCTGAAATTTTCGTCGGAAAATCGGAGGAGTTGAAACGCACCGTTTTGGCTTTGTGTGGTGCTGTGAAACTGTGTTTAAGGAGTGGAGGGTTGAGTATTCCTCCTTGGAGAAAAAACCGGTACATGCAGAATAAGTGGTTTGGACCGTATCGTAGAACCACAAACCCGGTTCAGGGGAACCCGGTTCCTGCTGTTTCTTCTTTCAGTGGCGCTAAATGTAGGTTAGTTGGATTTGAGGACGCTGTTTCCGAGACTAGGCGCGGTGGTGCCTTTGTCCGAAcgagatga